In one window of Halomarina pelagica DNA:
- a CDS encoding thymidine kinase, whose product MHAITNSGWIEVITGCMFSGKTEELLRRLRRAEIAGQEVAVFTPALDDRFGETTVGSHDGHHWEATVVESEGEGVWGLVDRLNGERVVAVDEANFFSTHLVDVCEHLAADGRRVVVSGTDQTFRGEPFEPVPQLVAVAEYVDKLQAICSVCGEPASRNQRLIDGEPAHADDPTILVGAEERYEARCRNCHAVRRN is encoded by the coding sequence ATGCACGCGATCACGAACAGCGGGTGGATCGAGGTCATCACCGGCTGTATGTTCTCCGGGAAGACGGAGGAACTCCTCCGTCGCCTCCGCCGGGCGGAGATCGCCGGCCAGGAGGTCGCCGTCTTCACCCCCGCGCTCGACGACCGCTTCGGTGAGACGACGGTGGGCTCCCACGACGGCCACCACTGGGAGGCGACCGTGGTCGAGAGCGAGGGCGAGGGCGTCTGGGGGCTCGTAGACCGCCTCAACGGCGAGCGCGTCGTCGCGGTCGACGAGGCGAACTTCTTCTCGACGCACCTCGTCGACGTCTGCGAGCACCTCGCGGCGGACGGCCGTCGCGTCGTCGTCTCCGGCACCGATCAGACCTTCCGCGGCGAGCCGTTCGAACCCGTCCCGCAACTCGTCGCCGTCGCCGAGTACGTCGACAAGCTACAGGCCATCTGCTCGGTCTGCGGCGAACCCGCCTCGCGCAACCAGCGGCTCATCGACGGCGAACCCGCCCACGCCGACGACCCGACCATCCTCGTCGGCGCGGAGGAGCGCTACGAAGCGCGGTGTCGGAACTGTCACGCAGTCCGTCGAAACTGA
- a CDS encoding sodium/proline symporter codes for MQGSGIAGTAGTWVLVTFGAYLVVLVGIGLWSSRFMDDVGDYVIGGRQIGPVVTGFSERASEMSGWLTLGVPADAFSSGIIAFYNGLGMIPADLLAWAGIAKRLRKYTEIVRSVTLPTFFETRLGDETGYVKGISSVVLMLFEGGYVGAQIVAAGVLLQVLTGVDDSVGILVGGVIVVGYTMLGGYFAVAWTDYFQGAVILVAFIILPVIAFTNYGLPFEELARMGSGSLTSVTAGLTGWAAVFAIVSYAAIGLGVPGNPHIMVRFMGIDRVKNVRLAALVAQLFMFVAYVGAVLVGLYALVVFGQGANLGQNKVMPLLTLELVPGVLAGIILAAALAAMMSSADSQLLVATSAVVEDVYHGFFNQEATDEQLVRYSRIVTVLLGAASIGFAFLAKGTPVYTLVLDYAWGGLGASLGPTVIATLWWKRVTAEGAASSMLVGATTMITWTQLPTILDAVGLMPPESSGFLYGLVGVYGLFPAFILSSLTLVVVSLLTRPPSGVDDQFDVFDKPLSAVVGQRASGSRDYVTDGGRDAAPVAVTEADAIRAHVADADYWRDGGRDDE; via the coding sequence ATGCAAGGTAGCGGCATCGCGGGGACCGCGGGCACCTGGGTGCTCGTCACGTTCGGCGCGTACCTCGTCGTGCTCGTCGGCATCGGACTCTGGTCCTCCCGATTCATGGACGACGTGGGCGACTACGTCATCGGGGGGCGGCAGATCGGGCCGGTCGTGACCGGCTTCTCGGAGCGCGCCTCCGAGATGAGCGGCTGGCTGACGCTCGGCGTCCCCGCCGACGCGTTCAGCTCGGGGATCATCGCGTTCTACAACGGCCTGGGGATGATCCCCGCCGACCTGCTCGCGTGGGCCGGCATCGCGAAGCGCCTGCGCAAGTACACGGAGATCGTCCGCTCGGTCACGCTCCCCACGTTCTTCGAGACCCGGCTCGGCGACGAGACGGGGTACGTCAAGGGCATCTCGTCGGTCGTGCTGATGCTCTTCGAAGGGGGGTACGTCGGCGCGCAGATCGTCGCCGCGGGCGTCCTGCTCCAGGTGCTCACGGGGGTCGACGACTCGGTCGGCATCCTCGTCGGCGGCGTCATCGTCGTCGGGTACACGATGCTCGGGGGCTACTTCGCCGTCGCGTGGACCGACTACTTCCAGGGCGCGGTCATCCTCGTCGCGTTCATCATCCTGCCGGTGATCGCGTTCACGAACTACGGGCTCCCGTTCGAGGAACTCGCGCGGATGGGCAGCGGGTCGCTCACGAGCGTCACCGCCGGGCTGACCGGATGGGCCGCCGTCTTCGCCATCGTGAGCTACGCCGCGATCGGGCTGGGCGTCCCCGGAAACCCACACATCATGGTGCGGTTCATGGGGATCGACCGCGTGAAGAACGTCCGGCTGGCGGCGCTCGTCGCTCAGCTGTTCATGTTCGTCGCGTACGTCGGCGCGGTGCTGGTGGGGCTGTACGCCCTCGTCGTGTTCGGCCAGGGCGCGAACCTCGGGCAGAACAAGGTGATGCCCCTGCTCACGCTCGAACTCGTCCCCGGCGTCCTCGCGGGTATCATCCTCGCGGCGGCGCTGGCGGCGATGATGTCGAGCGCGGACTCCCAGCTACTGGTCGCGACGAGCGCCGTCGTGGAGGACGTCTACCACGGCTTCTTCAACCAGGAGGCGACGGACGAACAGCTCGTGCGCTACTCGCGGATCGTCACCGTCCTCCTCGGCGCGGCGTCCATCGGCTTCGCCTTCCTCGCGAAGGGCACGCCGGTCTACACGCTCGTGCTCGACTACGCGTGGGGCGGTCTCGGGGCGTCGCTCGGCCCGACGGTCATCGCCACGCTGTGGTGGAAGCGCGTCACCGCCGAGGGCGCGGCGTCGAGCATGCTCGTCGGCGCGACGACGATGATCACCTGGACGCAACTGCCGACGATCCTCGACGCGGTCGGCCTCATGCCGCCCGAGAGTTCGGGGTTCCTCTACGGACTCGTCGGCGTCTACGGCCTCTTCCCGGCGTTTATCCTCTCGTCGCTGACGCTCGTCGTCGTCTCGCTGCTGACCCGTCCGCCGTCGGGCGTCGACGACCAGTTCGACGTCTTCGACAAGCCGCTGTCGGCGGTCGTCGGACAGCGGGCGTCGGGGTCGCGCGACTACGTCACCGACGGGGGCCGGGACGCCGCTCCCGTCGCCGTCACCGAGGCGGACGCCATCCGCGCGCACGTCGCGGACGCGGACTACTGGCGCGACGGCGGGCGCGACGATGAGTGA
- a CDS encoding AIR synthase family protein yields MVGKLDADALARLVLGRTGADDPAVLQGPAYGEDTAAIDLGETTLVVNSDPITFAGDGIGTLGVHVACNDVAASGARPRWLTNVCLLPDADPETLDAITAAVDDAAAALEVSVVGGHAEHAPGVDHPVLSLTCMGVTDRYVPTGGAQPGDAVLLTKAAGIEGTAVLAADFGAELGEAVDRATLDAARVFADEVSVVPEATALAPLATAMHDPTEGGVLTGLVELALASGVAVDVEREAIPVRPETAEVCAAMGVDPLRVFGSGALVATVPADDVDDALDAIRERGVAGAAIGEVRASDAPGVTLDGETIREAPRDDLYRLWE; encoded by the coding sequence ATGGTCGGAAAACTGGACGCCGACGCGCTCGCCCGCCTCGTGCTCGGGCGAACCGGCGCTGACGACCCCGCGGTACTGCAGGGGCCCGCCTACGGCGAGGACACCGCCGCCATCGACCTCGGCGAGACGACGCTCGTCGTGAACTCGGACCCGATCACCTTCGCGGGCGACGGGATCGGGACGCTCGGCGTGCACGTCGCCTGCAACGACGTGGCCGCCTCCGGCGCGCGCCCGCGCTGGCTGACGAACGTCTGTCTCCTCCCCGACGCGGACCCGGAGACGCTCGACGCCATCACCGCGGCGGTGGACGACGCGGCGGCGGCGCTCGAGGTGAGCGTCGTCGGGGGACACGCGGAACACGCCCCCGGCGTCGATCACCCCGTGCTCTCGCTCACCTGCATGGGCGTGACCGACCGGTACGTCCCGACCGGCGGTGCCCAACCGGGGGACGCGGTCCTCCTGACGAAGGCCGCGGGTATCGAGGGGACCGCCGTCCTCGCCGCCGACTTCGGGGCGGAACTCGGCGAGGCCGTCGACCGCGCGACGCTCGACGCGGCGCGGGTGTTCGCCGACGAGGTGAGCGTCGTCCCGGAGGCGACCGCGCTCGCGCCGCTCGCCACCGCGATGCACGACCCGACGGAGGGCGGCGTCCTGACGGGACTGGTCGAACTCGCGCTCGCCTCGGGAGTCGCCGTGGACGTCGAGCGCGAGGCGATCCCCGTGCGCCCGGAGACGGCCGAGGTGTGCGCGGCGATGGGCGTGGACCCCCTCCGGGTGTTCGGGTCCGGGGCGCTCGTGGCGACGGTCCCGGCCGACGACGTCGACGACGCCCTCGACGCGATCCGGGAGCGCGGCGTCGCGGGGGCGGCGATCGGCGAGGTCCGCGCGTCCGACGCGCCGGGCGTGACGCTCGACGGCGAGACGATCCGGGAGGCACCGCGGGACGACCTCTACCGGCTCTGGGAGTGA
- a CDS encoding Na+/H+ antiporter NhaC family protein codes for MERERFTPYRYDEVDPDHRPSLGAALLPVVALVAFLGIGSALLGLDPHVPLVWSIVFVGLLGRYVLGWSWDHLYEGIARSLRMGLQAILILFVIYGLIATWISAGTIPSLMYYGLELLSPRVFLPVTALLAAVVAFAIGSSWTTMGTLGVAFVGIGSGLGIPAPMTVGAILSGAYAGDKQSPLSDTTNLAAAVTNTDLYEHIRAMRAGTAVAFGLAVLGYVALGLGFGGSIPAGRVAGIQSALAGTYAITPLAFLPLAVTFGLALYGVPALPTLLAGVFAGVGTTVLLQGRSFVDAWTVFMSGTSPETGTKLVTDLLASGGLSGSAWTVAVVVAALSLGGLLESTGVLAVLARRLSRGIESASGLVVATGVGALATNALTAQQYMSIVVPGMTLRNVYDELGLGSSDLSSAIESAGTPTGALFPWHAGAVFVLGVTGVETLAYAPYYFFGILSPLVLFAAALRGIRPAAVGREDGASTAD; via the coding sequence ATGGAGCGCGAACGATTCACGCCGTATCGGTACGACGAGGTCGACCCGGACCACCGCCCGTCGCTGGGCGCGGCGCTGTTGCCGGTGGTCGCCCTCGTCGCCTTCCTGGGGATCGGGTCGGCCCTGCTCGGGCTCGACCCGCACGTCCCGCTCGTGTGGAGCATCGTCTTCGTGGGGCTGCTCGGTCGCTACGTCCTCGGCTGGTCGTGGGACCACCTCTACGAGGGGATCGCCCGGAGCCTGCGGATGGGCCTCCAGGCGATCCTCATCCTGTTCGTCATCTACGGGCTCATCGCCACGTGGATCAGCGCCGGGACGATCCCCTCGCTGATGTACTACGGCCTCGAACTGCTCTCGCCGCGGGTGTTCCTCCCGGTGACGGCGCTGCTGGCCGCGGTCGTGGCCTTCGCCATCGGGTCGTCGTGGACCACGATGGGGACGCTCGGCGTCGCGTTCGTCGGTATCGGATCCGGCCTCGGCATCCCCGCGCCGATGACCGTCGGCGCGATCCTGTCGGGGGCGTACGCGGGCGACAAGCAGTCGCCGCTCTCGGACACGACGAACCTCGCCGCCGCCGTCACCAACACCGACCTCTACGAGCACATCCGGGCGATGCGCGCCGGAACCGCCGTCGCCTTCGGCCTCGCCGTGCTCGGGTACGTCGCCCTCGGTCTGGGATTCGGCGGGTCGATCCCCGCCGGACGGGTCGCCGGGATCCAGAGCGCCCTCGCGGGGACGTACGCGATCACGCCGCTCGCGTTCCTCCCGCTCGCCGTCACCTTCGGCCTCGCGCTCTACGGCGTCCCGGCGCTCCCGACGCTCCTCGCCGGCGTCTTCGCCGGCGTCGGAACGACCGTGCTCCTCCAGGGGCGGTCGTTCGTCGACGCCTGGACCGTCTTCATGTCCGGCACGTCGCCGGAGACGGGGACGAAACTCGTCACCGACCTCCTGGCGAGCGGCGGGCTCTCGGGGTCGGCGTGGACCGTCGCGGTCGTCGTCGCGGCGCTCTCGCTCGGCGGCCTCCTCGAATCGACGGGCGTGCTCGCGGTGCTCGCCCGGCGGCTCTCGCGGGGGATCGAGAGCGCGAGCGGCCTCGTCGTCGCGACGGGCGTGGGCGCGCTCGCGACGAACGCGCTCACCGCCCAGCAGTACATGAGCATCGTCGTCCCCGGGATGACCCTCCGGAACGTCTACGACGAACTCGGCCTCGGATCGAGCGACCTCTCCAGCGCGATCGAGTCCGCCGGGACGCCCACCGGCGCGCTCTTCCCGTGGCACGCCGGAGCGGTGTTCGTCCTCGGCGTCACGGGCGTCGAAACGCTGGCATACGCCCCGTACTACTTCTTCGGGATCCTCTCGCCGCTGGTGCTGTTCGCCGCGGCGCTCCGGGGCATCCGCCCGGCGGCCGTGGGGAGGGAAGACGGGGCGTCGACCGCGGACTGA